Proteins encoded by one window of Sorex araneus isolate mSorAra2 chromosome 3, mSorAra2.pri, whole genome shotgun sequence:
- the LOC105943015 gene encoding nucleoside diphosphate kinase A, translating into MANCERTFIAIKPDGVQRGLVGEIIKRFELKGFRLVGMKFIQASEDLLKEHYIDLKDRPFFGGLVKYMHSGPVVAMVWEGLNVVKTGRVMLGETNPADSKPGTIRGDFCIQVGRNIIHGSDSVESAEKEIGLWFSPEELVSYKSCAQNWIYE; encoded by the exons ATGGCCAACTGTGAGCGAACGTTCATTGCCATCAAGCCAGATGGGGTCCAGCGCGGGCTTGTGGGCGAGATCATCAAGCGTTTTGAGCTGAAGGGCTTTCGCCTGGTTGGGATGAAGTTCATCCAG GCTTCTGAAGACCTCCTTAAGGAGCACTACATTGACCTGAAGGACCGCCCGTTCTTTGGTGGCCTGGTGAAGTACATGCATTCGGGACCAGTGGTCGCCATG GTCTGGGAGGGTCTGAACGTCGTGAAGACAGGCCGGGTGATGCTCGGGGAGACCAACCCAGCGGACTCTAAGCCAGGGACCATCCGAGGGGACTTCTGCATCCAGGTTGGCAG GAACATCATCCATGGTAGCGACTCTGTGGAGAGTGCAGAGAAGGAGATTGGCTTGTGGTTTAGCCCCGAGGAGCTGGTCAGCTACAAGAGCTGTGCCCAAAACTGGATCTACGAATGA